GAGTCGACGAAATCGAACACCTGCTGGTCGAGGCGGTCGAGCGTGAGCGTGTCCTGGTTGTCGTAGCAGATCTGCTTGAACTTGAAAACGAGATCCGACGAGAGCTTCTGGAGGCACGCGGCCGCCGAGGCGGCTTTCGTCGACCAGTGGTGCGTGACCCACAGCGGATAGAACTTGTAATACCGGCGGATGCCGAGCTTCGCCGAATATTTGTCCATGAGCTTGTCCATCTGCTGCCCGCGCCGCTTGCAGAAAGGGCATTCCATGTCCGCGTACTCGACGACCGTGATCTTCGGGTTGTCGGCGCCGTAGGAGGGCGACTGGGACAGGTCGATCATGGCCTTCCGCTGATCGGGGGCGGACTCGGAAAGCTTCCAGAGGGTGCCCATCAGGAAAACGGAGCCGTCCGGCTCGACGTAATAGTGGAGCGGCTGGCTGAAGTATCCGGTGTCGACCTCGACGCGGACGGCCTTCACGCCGGCCTTGTCGGCGGGCGAGTCGAGGTACGCGCGCGACCGGGCGCCGAACATCTTCGAGAAGTAGTCGCCGATCCCCCCGATGTCCGCGTCGCTGCGGATCGCCGCGGTGACTTTCTGCGCCTGGCTGTTCTTGATGATGGTCCCGGTGAAGATCCACTTGTCGTCGTCGGAAACCAGCATGTCCTGCTTCGCGTCGAGCTTCTCGTATTTCCCCTTGCGCTCGACCGTGTACGCGTGGAACCCGCGGATGTCGCTCTTCGGATCGGCTTTCGCGGTCACCCGCGACTCGGGCTCCCAGGGGAGGAATTCGGAGGCGAATCGCTCCACTTCCGGGGCGATCCCGCGAGCGGGAGGCGCGGCCGCGGGAGCCGGAGAGCCGAATGCGCGCCCGGCGAGCGCGCCGGCGATGGCCGCGGCCGAGAGCGCCGCCCGGAGCCGGAGGAGATTCGTCGGAGTCGGTTTCATTTCCACCTCAAACGGAAAACCGCGCGTTTCATTCCCGCCGCGGGATCTTTTTCGCCGCCGGATCATATCCGGTCGGAGGCGAATCGCACGAGGAGGGCCCCCGCCTCGACCGCCTGACCGGCGGCGCAGCACACCTCGGCGACGACCTGGTCCGCGTCGGCGCGGATCTCGTTCTGCATCTTCATCGCTTCGAGGATCAGGAGGAGGTCTCCCTTCGCCACCCGGTCCCCTTCCGCGACGCGGACTTCGAGCACCCGGCCGGGCATCGCCGCGACGACCTCCGCCGCCCCCTCCGCCTCGGCTGCCCCCGTCGAGGCGTCCCGGGGATCGAAGAGGTGCAGGGCCATCTCGACGCCGCGCGAGCGGAGACGCGTCTCCTTCCGGCCCGGCGCCACGCGCGCGCGGATGACGCGGCCGTCCTCGAAGATCGCGACGAACGTGCCGTCGGCGCGCGGGAGGAGCTCGAGCCGAAAGCGGGCCCCTTCGACGTCGACCGCGGAGACGTCGCCGGTCGCGTCGACGGTGACGGCGGCGTCCGCGCCGTCGGGCCGGACGAGCCGGAAGATCCGCTTCACCGCCGCGCCTCGCGCCGCGCGGCGTCCCGCCAGGCGGAGGTCCGGCCGCGGCGCGGCGCCGCGAAGCGCTTCTCCTCGCTGCGGGCGAGGACGGCGGCCGCGAGCGCCACGAGATGATCGTCGGGGGCCGCGTCTCCTCCTCCGAGACCCGCCGCGAGCCGGCGGTCGAGCCACCCCGTGTCGAAGGAGGCCGCGAGGAAGTCGGGATCGGAGACGAGCCGTCGGAAGAACGGCAGCGACGTGTGGATCCCGATCACCTCGTACTCGGAAAGCGCTCTCGCGAGCCGCGAGACCGCTTCGCGGCGATCGCGGCCGTGGACGATCAGCTTGCCGAGCATCGGGTCGTAGTCGATCGGGACGACCGAGCCGCTCTCGACGCCGACGTCGTGGCGCACGCCGGGTCCCTGCGGCAGCGAAAGCGACTCGATCCGCCCCGGAGACGGTGCGAACTGGCGGTCGGGGTCTTCCGCGTAGACGCGGCATTCGATGGCGTGGCCGCGCGGGGCGATGTCCCCCGCCGAGAAGGAGAGCCGCTCGCCGAGCGCGATCGAGATCATCTCGCGCGCGAGGTCGACGCCCCAGACCTCCTCGGTGACCGGGTGCTCGACCTGGAGCCGCGTGTTCATCTCGAGAAAGTAGAAGCGCCCGTGCCGGTCGAGCAGGAACTCGACGGTGCCGCACGAGACGTACCCGACGGCCCGCGCCGCCGCGAGCGCGGCCTCTCCCATCTTCGCGCGCAGCGCCGCGTCGACGACCGGCGACGGGCACTCTTCGACGACCTTCTGGTGCCGGCGCTGGATCGAGCACTCGCGCTCGCCCACCGCGACGCCCCGTCCGTTCCCGTCGAAGACGACCTGGACCTCGACGTGGCGCGCGCCGTCGACAAGCTTCTCCGCGTAGACCTCCGGATCGCCGAAGAACGCCTGCGCCTCCGACGTGGCCCGGTCGAAGGCCGAGTCGAGCTCCCCTTCCGCGGCGACCGTCCGCATCCCCTTGCCGCCGCCGCCGGCCGACGCCTTGAGGAGAATCGGGTATCCCGCCTCGCGGCCGAAGGCGTGGAGGTCCGCGCGAGTGGCGCCCCGCGCCATTCCCGGGACGACGGGCACGCCCGCGGCGATCATCCGGCGGCGGGATTCGGTCTTCGACCCCATCGCGTCGATCGCCGAAGGAGGCGGCCCGACGAACGTGATGCCGGCGTCCGTGCAGGCCGACGCGAAGCCGGCGTTCTCGGCGAGGAAGCCGTAGCCCGGATGCACGAGCGTCGCGCCGGAGCGCTTCGCCGCGTCGAGGATGCGCTCGACGGAAAGATACGACTCCCGCGCGGGCGGCGGACCCAGCCGGTACGCCTCGTCGGCGAAGGCGACGTGGAGAGACCCCTTGTCGGCGTCGGAATAGACCGCGACCGTCGGGATCCCCATCTCGCGGCACGCGCGGAAGATCCGAATCGCGATCTCGCCGCGATTGGCGACGAGGAGCTTCGGCCTCAACCTCGCCGCCTCAGAGGGGAATGTTCCCGTGCTTCTTCGGCGGAAGCTTGTCGCGCTTCGTCGCGGCGAAGGCGAACGCCTGGATGAGCTTCCGCCGCGTCTCGGAGGGCTCGATGATCTCGTCGACGAACCCGCGGCGGGCGGCGACGTAGGGATTGGCGAACTTCTCGACGTACTCGGCGACCTTCTCCTTCTTCTTCTCGCCGTCCCCGCCGAGCTCGCGCTTGTAGAGGATCGCGACCGCGCCCTCGGGGCCCATCACGGCGATCTCGGCCGTCGGATAGGCGAAGTTGAAGTCGGTGCGGAGGTGCTTGGAGGCCATCACGCAATAGGCGCCGCCGTAGGCCTTGCGGGTGATGACCGTCACCTTCGGCACCGTCGCTTCGGCGAAGGCGAAGAGCAGCTTCGCGCCGTGCCGGATGATTCCGCCGTACTCCTGCTTCGTTCCGGGAAGGAAGCCGGGGACGTCCTCGAAGACGAGGAGCGGAATGTTGAACGCGTCGCAGAACCGCACGAACCGCGCGCCTTTCACGGACGCGTCGATGTCGAGGACGCCGGCGAGATAGGCCGGCTGGTTCGCGACGATGCCGATCGAGCGCCCGTTCAGGCGGGCGAAGCCGACGAGGATGTTCCGCGCGAAGTTCGCGTGCACCTCGAAGAAACGGTGGTCGTCGGCGATCGCCGAGACGAGCTTCTTCATGTCGTACGGCTTGTCCGGTTCCTCCGGGATGAACGTGTTGAGCTCCGCGTCCTCCCGGTCCGGCGGATCCGCGGTCTCGACGAACGGCGGCTCGTCGAGGTTGTTGCCCGGAAGATAGCCGAGGAGCTCGCGGATCGCCGCGAGCACGGCGGCGTCGTCGGGTCGCGAGAAGTGCGCCACGCCGGAGACCGACGAATGCGTCTTCGCCCCGCCCAGCTCTTCCTTCGTCACGGTCTCGTGGGTGACGGTCGCGATGACGTCGGGTCCCGTCACGAACATGTACGAGGACTTCTCCGTCATGAAGACGAAATCGGTGATCGCCGGGGAGTACACGGCGCCGCCCGCGCACGGGCCGAGGATCGCGGAGATCTGCGGAACGACGCCGGAAGCGAGCGTGTTCCGCAGGAAGATGTCGGCGTAGCCGCCCAGCGACACGACTCCCTCCTGGATGCGCGCGCCGCCGGAATCGTTCAGGCCGATCAGCGGAGCGCCGTTCTTCACGGCGAGGTCCATGACCTTGCAGATCTTCTCGGCGTTGGTCTCCGAGAGCGACCCGCCGAAGACGGTGAAGTCCTGGGCGAACACGTACACCGGCCGCCCTTCGACGAGGCCCGCGCCGCAGACGACGCCGTCGCCGGGGATGTCCACCTTGTCGGCTCCGAAATCGCGGCAGCGGTGCGACACGAGCCGGTCGATCTCGAAGAACGAGCCGGGGTCGAGGAGCAGCTCGACCCGTTCGCGCGCGGAGAGCTTCCCCTCGCGGTGCTGGCGCGCGATCCGCTCGGGGCCTCCCCCTTCGACCGACTGCCGCCGCATCTGCTCGAGCTGCTCGATCTTGCGCTCGAGCGTCACAGGACGATCCCCTTCTGTTCGGCGAGCTTCCTGCGGATCTTCCGGAAGAGCTCGTTCGAGTCGAGGCCGCCCGAGGAGATCTCGGCGCGCGAGGCGTCGACGAGGCGGCGCGCCTCCTCGTCGATGTCGCGCTCGCGGCGCATCTCCTCGGCGAAGACGGCGCGGACGGCGTCGGCGAGGGCGCCCGGCGATTTCTCCTGGAAGAGCCCCCGGCGCGCGAGCCGCTGGGCGATGCGGACCGCGAGAAATTCCGTCCGCCGCTCGGCAAGGCTCATAGTCTCCGATCATACCGGCGGCCGGAGGGGGGTTCAATGAGCAGGCGCGCGATACGCAAGGTTATACGCGTCCGTCGGCCCGGCCGTCGGCACGACGTACGCTCTCGGTACGCCTTGGCCGCCGCCCGGTCCGCCGAACGCGTCTTCCCGCACGTCTCGCGGCGCCTTCCAGAACTGAACAGAAGCGATTGCGGGATTGCGCGTGCGCTGAGCGACGAGCGCACCGTCGGCTTCCGATACCCGACCGCGGCGACCGCCTTTCCGAGCGAGTTCAGCGACGGCGCTCGCCGATCGCTGCAACGAGCGAGCGACACCCGTTAGAATCCGGCGGTGAGTCATCGCCCCGCTCCGCCGCCGCTCGATCTGCCTCTGCTTTCGCGCTGGATCGAGCCGCTTGCGAAGGACGGATTCGCCGATCTCTTCTTCGAGTGGAAATCGGAGCTCCACCTCTCGGTCCAAGACGGCTCGATCGGCGGCTCGATGTTCACGGTCGAGGGCGCGGTCTCGGCCCGCGCGCGCCGCGGCTCCCGCGTGGTGCTGACGGCGTCGCCGCGTGCCGACGAGGCGGGGGCGCGCGACGCGGTCCGGCGGCTCGCCGCGATCCTCTCGTCGTCGAACTTTCCGAAGAGCGCGGAAAACCCCGCCGCCGAGCCGCGCGGAGAGACGGAAGACCCGGCGCGATGGACGAAGAAGATCTCGGCCCTGATCTCCCGCGCGTTCGAGAACCGGCCCCACCGCGTCGAAGTCCGGCGGCGGCATTCGACGCGACTCGTCGTCCCCGCCGGCCGGCCGCCGTCGCGGCACGACCGGCCGCGGCTGTCGCTCCACGGAGAGTTCCTCGGCGACACCCGGGGCGGCCCGCGGTGGCGCGCGTTCAACTTCCATCTCCCGGAGGCGGACGACGGCGCGTTCGAGGAGCTGCGCCAGCGCCTGCGGAGCCTCGCGGCCGGCGGCCCCGGACCGGTCCCCCCGACGTCGGGCGCGACCGACGTCATCCTCGAGAACGGCTCCGGCGCGTTCTTCTTCCACGAGGTCCTCTCCCATCCGCTCGAAGCCGACGCGCCCGCCTCGAGGCTCGCGAATCTCTCGAAGGCGCGGCTCTGCCCGCGCGAGATCGAGGTGGCGGACGAACCCTCGCGCCTCGACCTCTTCGGCGGCTACCCGGTCGACGACGAAGGCGTCCCGGCGCGGCGCACGCCGCTCCTTTCCGCGGGGCACCTCGCGGGTCCGCTCCGCGACCGCCTGCGGTCCGATCCGCTCCATCCCTCCACGGGGAACGGGCGGCGTCCCTCGGCGTTCGACCACGCGGCTCCGCGCGGGTCGAATCTCGTGGTCGGTCCGGGAGGGGCGAGCGAAGAAGAGATGCTCCACCGCCTCGGCACCGGAATCCGGATCGAGGAATTCGACGGCGGCTCGGTCGATCCCGCATCGGGACGTTTCCGCCTGCGGTTTCCGGCGGCGCAGGCGGTGCAGCGCGGACGTCTCGGACAGCCGCTCGGGCCCGGCCATCTCGAAGGAGAGGTGGTCGAGGCGCTCGCGGCGGTCGATCCGCTGCTCGGCGCGCGGGCGAAAGCGTGCCGGCAGCTCGCGTGGTGTGCGCGCGAGGGAAAGATCCTCCCGGTGGGCGGCGAAGCGCCGGCGATGATCGTGCGCCGGATGCAGGTGTCGCCGCGGTGAGCGGCGCGAAGGGATCCGCGGTGAGCGGCGCGAAGGGATCCGCGGCGAGCCACGCGAAGGGAGCGCGGTGAGCGGCGTCCGGGAGTCGCCGATGGGCCTCGCGCTCGATCCCGTCCGCGGGGAGCTCTCCGCCCGCGCCGGAGAGCGGTGGGAGATCTTCGGCAAGCGCGCCGCGGCGGCGGAACTGCGCGTCGCGGCGCCCATCCGGGAAGAATCGGAACGCGTCGAGGACGGGTGCGCGGCGCGCTGGGAGGAGAAGGGTCAGGCGCATTTCGCGGCCGCGACCTCACCGGCGCTCCTGGTGGACGTGATCCGCGAAACGGCGCGTTTCGGCCCGGGGGGCCCGGAGCCGCTCCCGGCGCTACCGACCGGGACCTTCGCGCAGCCCGCCGATCCGAGCGCGGCGCCGCCGGCGGACGCTTTCGAACAGGTCGCGCAGCTCCTCGCGTCGGAGTCGAAAGGACAGGCGAGGCTCACCTCGCTGAGCGTGGCGTGCGGGGAGATCGTCGAGCGCATCGAGAACGGCGCCGGATTCGCCGGCGGACGGACGCGCCTCTTCGGCTACGGCAACGCCCGCGCGGTGGGCGTCGCCTCCGAGCGGCGGGTCACGGCCGACGTGGTCTTTCCGGTGGGACCGGCCGGCGCGTTCGACGCGGCGAAGGTCGCCCAGTCGCTCGCGGACCGAAGCCTTCTTCCGCTCAAGGGGCGGGCGTGCCCTTACCCGCGCGGGGAGCTGCTGCTCGACCCGTCGGTGTCCGCCGCGCTCCTGGCGGCGACGCTGCCGCTCTTCTGCGGCGACGCGCACCGGATGCTCCTCTCGCGGCGATACCTGGACCGGAACGGTCGCTTTTCGGCCGAGGGCGTCTCCCTCGTCGACGACCCCTCCGGCGAGGGTCCTTTCGATGGGGAGGGCGTGCCGGTGCGGCGGAAGGAGGTCGTGAGCGAAGGCGTCTTCCGCACGCGCCTCCACGATCTCGGTTCGTCGGCCCGAGCCGGCGAGAGCCCGACCGGAAACGCCGTGCGCCCGTCGTTCCGGCTTCCGCCGCGGCCCGGAAGCGCGCTCTTCACACTCGACGGAAAACGCTCGGCGACGGCCACGGAGCTCCTGGCGTCCGTCACGCGCGGGCTCTACGCGACCGCGCTCGCCGCGCCCCCC
The DNA window shown above is from Thermoanaerobaculia bacterium and carries:
- a CDS encoding thioredoxin domain-containing protein, with amino-acid sequence MKPTPTNLLRLRAALSAAAIAGALAGRAFGSPAPAAAPPARGIAPEVERFASEFLPWEPESRVTAKADPKSDIRGFHAYTVERKGKYEKLDAKQDMLVSDDDKWIFTGTIIKNSQAQKVTAAIRSDADIGGIGDYFSKMFGARSRAYLDSPADKAGVKAVRVEVDTGYFSQPLHYYVEPDGSVFLMGTLWKLSESAPDQRKAMIDLSQSPSYGADNPKITVVEYADMECPFCKRRGQQMDKLMDKYSAKLGIRRYYKFYPLWVTHHWSTKAASAAACLQKLSSDLVFKFKQICYDNQDTLTLDRLDQQVFDFVDSAGISRKDFLSCYLQEPSFAAIRRDMNEGGYLGVNSTPTYYVNGTEIYWLPDDVMEEYLKSGAATKKR
- a CDS encoding biotin/lipoyl-containing protein: MKRIFRLVRPDGADAAVTVDATGDVSAVDVEGARFRLELLPRADGTFVAIFEDGRVIRARVAPGRKETRLRSRGVEMALHLFDPRDASTGAAEAEGAAEVVAAMPGRVLEVRVAEGDRVAKGDLLLILEAMKMQNEIRADADQVVAEVCCAAGQAVEAGALLVRFASDRI
- a CDS encoding biotin carboxylase N-terminal domain-containing protein; the encoded protein is MRPKLLVANRGEIAIRIFRACREMGIPTVAVYSDADKGSLHVAFADEAYRLGPPPARESYLSVERILDAAKRSGATLVHPGYGFLAENAGFASACTDAGITFVGPPPSAIDAMGSKTESRRRMIAAGVPVVPGMARGATRADLHAFGREAGYPILLKASAGGGGKGMRTVAAEGELDSAFDRATSEAQAFFGDPEVYAEKLVDGARHVEVQVVFDGNGRGVAVGERECSIQRRHQKVVEECPSPVVDAALRAKMGEAALAAARAVGYVSCGTVEFLLDRHGRFYFLEMNTRLQVEHPVTEEVWGVDLAREMISIALGERLSFSAGDIAPRGHAIECRVYAEDPDRQFAPSPGRIESLSLPQGPGVRHDVGVESGSVVPIDYDPMLGKLIVHGRDRREAVSRLARALSEYEVIGIHTSLPFFRRLVSDPDFLAASFDTGWLDRRLAAGLGGGDAAPDDHLVALAAAVLARSEEKRFAAPRRGRTSAWRDAARREARR
- a CDS encoding acyl-CoA carboxylase subunit beta translates to MRRQSVEGGGPERIARQHREGKLSARERVELLLDPGSFFEIDRLVSHRCRDFGADKVDIPGDGVVCGAGLVEGRPVYVFAQDFTVFGGSLSETNAEKICKVMDLAVKNGAPLIGLNDSGGARIQEGVVSLGGYADIFLRNTLASGVVPQISAILGPCAGGAVYSPAITDFVFMTEKSSYMFVTGPDVIATVTHETVTKEELGGAKTHSSVSGVAHFSRPDDAAVLAAIRELLGYLPGNNLDEPPFVETADPPDREDAELNTFIPEEPDKPYDMKKLVSAIADDHRFFEVHANFARNILVGFARLNGRSIGIVANQPAYLAGVLDIDASVKGARFVRFCDAFNIPLLVFEDVPGFLPGTKQEYGGIIRHGAKLLFAFAEATVPKVTVITRKAYGGAYCVMASKHLRTDFNFAYPTAEIAVMGPEGAVAILYKRELGGDGEKKKEKVAEYVEKFANPYVAARRGFVDEIIEPSETRRKLIQAFAFAATKRDKLPPKKHGNIPL
- a CDS encoding DUF507 family protein, translated to MSLAERRTEFLAVRIAQRLARRGLFQEKSPGALADAVRAVFAEEMRRERDIDEEARRLVDASRAEISSGGLDSNELFRKIRRKLAEQKGIVL
- a CDS encoding TldD/PmbA family protein; this translates as MSHRPAPPPLDLPLLSRWIEPLAKDGFADLFFEWKSELHLSVQDGSIGGSMFTVEGAVSARARRGSRVVLTASPRADEAGARDAVRRLAAILSSSNFPKSAENPAAEPRGETEDPARWTKKISALISRAFENRPHRVEVRRRHSTRLVVPAGRPPSRHDRPRLSLHGEFLGDTRGGPRWRAFNFHLPEADDGAFEELRQRLRSLAAGGPGPVPPTSGATDVILENGSGAFFFHEVLSHPLEADAPASRLANLSKARLCPREIEVADEPSRLDLFGGYPVDDEGVPARRTPLLSAGHLAGPLRDRLRSDPLHPSTGNGRRPSAFDHAAPRGSNLVVGPGGASEEEMLHRLGTGIRIEEFDGGSVDPASGRFRLRFPAAQAVQRGRLGQPLGPGHLEGEVVEALAAVDPLLGARAKACRQLAWCAREGKILPVGGEAPAMIVRRMQVSPR
- a CDS encoding metallopeptidase TldD-related protein gives rise to the protein MSGVRESPMGLALDPVRGELSARAGERWEIFGKRAAAAELRVAAPIREESERVEDGCAARWEEKGQAHFAAATSPALLVDVIRETARFGPGGPEPLPALPTGTFAQPADPSAAPPADAFEQVAQLLASESKGQARLTSLSVACGEIVERIENGAGFAGGRTRLFGYGNARAVGVASERRVTADVVFPVGPAGAFDAAKVAQSLADRSLLPLKGRACPYPRGELLLDPSVSAALLAATLPLFCGDAHRMLLSRRYLDRNGRFSAEGVSLVDDPSGEGPFDGEGVPVRRKEVVSEGVFRTRLHDLGSSARAGESPTGNAVRPSFRLPPRPGSALFTLDGKRSATATELLASVTRGLYATALAAPPRIDLENDAYRLEVEGWALQAGRVRSPVAAATIRGRLSELWKGIGGVGTDRRIFPLQSLVSAPTLFVTKATFS